One Nodosilinea sp. FACHB-141 DNA segment encodes these proteins:
- a CDS encoding S9 family peptidase, which yields MLRSLTLATLTALIAAVPGQAEIISVELEGFEVPPLPEAEQTRLDALLGVRQIEVLSTLSPDGSTLVVAVSSRIFTEDRSLHFLNLRTGALSDALALEYDMVSPDLPLRWVSNDTLRFVQQDPYGPWEIISVNRVTEIASRTQVYPTQPEEGEILGMAPDFSKFALRVYGEDEDTIYVVFLPSLRRVEVAKLPEGLQIQPLAWSESGDQVALVMSSGEERRLYDRTPNTPSLAKPVVQDALGRLDPVDNPFHQHSTVRVFDFTQSEPLRLELTAPARGSDTFAGASLSPDGTRLLLKRYRPSAVAGREYPSYVFPESAYFEVYDLAGTVLDTIAANALRGPTESGGQFLGGDRLLFWGTEGINRHLHVYDLSQRTLTPLPMPPGSVDAASIVTSEKGDTVVYGFSSVTQPPELFALTTDGASEPRSLTTINEAVTSSNRVRMDPVSFTTAQGERQGFLIQPADSAFPPQKVPIVVWQQGGPGFSMANEFATEVEMPLNLLPNFGLAVLVVPLSGREGFGPEFYRALADNQNFGQLDLQEGAEIVRQMIQQGWTTADQVGITGCSYGGYYTAQFTSQYPQLVAAANPQCSLLDTLTEWQLGYSSLLSYLVGQTPMEAPSAYLQTSPLYNAASIRTPTLLFHGAEDFLQVDVARNFHDVIERAEVPVTLYEFQGVGHSLYGSGHQPLAAQLQIEFFRQYLQP from the coding sequence ATGCTGCGATCGCTCACCCTGGCCACCCTGACGGCTCTGATAGCGGCAGTTCCAGGCCAAGCAGAGATCATCTCCGTAGAGCTTGAGGGATTTGAAGTGCCGCCCCTGCCCGAGGCCGAACAAACTCGGCTCGATGCCCTGCTCGGGGTGCGGCAGATTGAGGTGCTCAGCACCCTGAGCCCCGACGGATCTACCTTGGTAGTAGCTGTCAGTAGCCGCATCTTTACAGAAGATCGCAGTCTGCACTTTCTCAACTTGCGCACCGGGGCCCTGAGCGACGCCCTCGCCCTGGAGTACGACATGGTCAGCCCTGACCTGCCCCTGCGCTGGGTCAGCAACGACACCCTGCGGTTTGTGCAGCAGGATCCCTACGGTCCTTGGGAAATTATCAGCGTCAACCGGGTGACGGAGATCGCATCGCGCACCCAGGTCTACCCCACCCAGCCCGAAGAGGGGGAAATCTTGGGCATGGCCCCCGACTTTTCTAAGTTTGCCCTGCGGGTCTACGGCGAAGACGAGGACACCATCTACGTGGTGTTTTTGCCGTCGCTGCGTCGAGTGGAGGTAGCCAAACTGCCCGAGGGGTTGCAGATTCAGCCCTTGGCCTGGTCAGAGAGCGGCGACCAGGTGGCCCTGGTAATGTCATCAGGGGAGGAACGCCGCCTGTACGATCGCACTCCCAACACCCCTAGCCTGGCCAAGCCCGTAGTGCAAGATGCCCTGGGTCGTCTGGATCCGGTAGATAACCCCTTTCACCAGCACAGCACTGTGCGGGTGTTCGACTTCACCCAGTCTGAACCGCTACGTCTAGAGCTAACCGCTCCGGCTCGTGGTAGCGATACCTTTGCTGGGGCCAGCCTCAGTCCCGATGGCACTCGGCTGCTGCTCAAGCGCTATCGGCCTAGCGCGGTGGCGGGTCGGGAATACCCCTCCTACGTGTTTCCTGAGTCGGCCTACTTTGAGGTGTATGACCTGGCGGGGACGGTGCTAGATACGATTGCAGCCAACGCGCTGCGGGGGCCAACGGAGTCGGGAGGGCAGTTTTTAGGCGGCGATCGCCTGCTGTTTTGGGGCACCGAGGGCATCAACCGCCATCTGCATGTCTACGACCTGAGCCAGCGAACCCTTACTCCCCTGCCGATGCCGCCAGGCTCCGTGGATGCGGCGTCGATTGTGACTAGTGAGAAGGGTGACACCGTGGTCTACGGCTTTTCATCGGTGACCCAGCCGCCCGAGCTGTTTGCGCTTACCACCGATGGGGCGTCAGAGCCGCGATCGCTTACTACCATCAACGAAGCCGTGACCAGCAGTAACCGGGTGCGGATGGATCCGGTAAGCTTTACCACTGCTCAGGGGGAGCGCCAGGGCTTTCTGATTCAACCCGCGGACAGCGCCTTCCCGCCCCAAAAGGTGCCGATCGTAGTTTGGCAGCAGGGGGGGCCGGGCTTCTCGATGGCGAACGAGTTTGCCACCGAGGTAGAAATGCCGCTGAATCTGCTGCCCAACTTTGGCCTAGCGGTGCTGGTGGTGCCCCTGTCAGGGCGCGAGGGCTTTGGCCCCGAGTTTTACCGCGCTCTGGCCGACAACCAAAACTTTGGGCAGCTTGACCTCCAAGAGGGGGCCGAGATCGTTCGCCAAATGATTCAGCAGGGGTGGACGACCGCCGACCAGGTGGGGATCACGGGCTGCTCCTATGGGGGCTACTACACAGCCCAGTTCACCAGCCAGTACCCTCAGCTAGTGGCGGCGGCCAACCCCCAGTGCTCACTGCTCGACACGCTGACTGAGTGGCAGCTGGGCTACTCGTCGCTGCTGTCGTACCTGGTGGGGCAAACACCGATGGAAGCTCCTAGCGCCTACCTACAGACGTCGCCCCTCTACAATGCGGCATCAATTCGCACCCCCACGCTGTTGTTTCATGGGGCCGAAGATTTTTTGCAGGTCGATGTAGCCCGCAACTTCCACGATGTGATTGAGCGGGCAGAGGTGCCCGTTACCCTTTATGAGTTTCAGGGGGTAGGGCACAGCCTCTATGGGTCGGGCCATCAGCCTCTAGCCGCACAGCTGCAAATCGAATTTTTTCGACAATATTTGCAGCCCTAG
- a CDS encoding CHAT domain-containing protein, protein MKEIHPLPPVTQVVTQEFQLSITPLGPDTYLLRTEVVAPGVPLAEAQVTWPLATWLSQAEALFQDPLQALLAAPAAPVPTSDPWTQLGQTLHQGLFQGRIRDSWVAAQGVAQNRRQPLRLRLGFKDSRVQRLPWELLYDDDRPLATGLDVTLCRYYQAQTVTDLAAMVPLSPASDPIRLLVIISAPSDQERLALRQEVQSLIDSLQATRLGYLTLELTILEQPGRPELAQALEQGKFQILHYAGHSEAGDTGGDLFLVNRQTGLTERLSGEDLAGLLVNNGVRLAVFNSCRGAYTPQDDAQAGWRDQNLVQALVNRGVPGVIAMADRIPDDVALTFTQLLYRNLHQGHPIDLCLSRVRQGLMSAYGSDQPFWMLPLLYLRPDFDGYLYAHDSAATSESGFGDDDLAETALLLPDYSTDPEISSLAAEVFTQQAKDVAIDSAASPLYDWLQDLEQPEPADPAVTNLVQRLSQPQPSNNGSGPGSDRPLIADPAESLLPQTQPSPTPLYPLPPDPNATSTAGVPPLTWALPRRWSMSPNLLVWGSLGLAGLGAVLGLATITLTTVNRPTVSDPVEPPVANDAGGTSSTASPALLSGALNAIALGRTDTARILIEQLLDRNDLTTAESAVSAIAESQLLDPDLAYVRGRLAWQQMVAGSAADTSPNDALRAWTQAIESRPDFLEAWVALGFAHMAMDDYDQAIVAWQRAIDIDQRQRRDINPGSGPQVAVPVTVNAYAGLALAHHKNSELAIAAEEQAQLQQQAQSYFAQTLALDSTMVNPNALSLNWRWSPALIGSWQTTVSQLAVSSGNAVETNN, encoded by the coding sequence GTGAAAGAAATTCACCCCCTACCGCCCGTGACCCAGGTCGTGACCCAGGAATTTCAGCTTTCGATCACCCCCCTGGGGCCAGACACTTACCTGCTGCGCACCGAAGTCGTGGCTCCTGGGGTACCCCTGGCCGAGGCCCAGGTCACCTGGCCTCTAGCAACCTGGCTGTCCCAGGCCGAGGCGTTGTTTCAGGATCCACTACAGGCCCTGCTCGCTGCCCCTGCTGCCCCCGTCCCCACCTCTGACCCTTGGACACAACTTGGTCAAACCCTCCACCAGGGCTTGTTTCAGGGACGCATTCGCGATAGCTGGGTCGCCGCTCAAGGCGTTGCTCAAAACCGACGGCAACCTCTGCGGCTGCGCTTGGGGTTTAAAGATAGCCGGGTGCAGCGCCTCCCCTGGGAACTGCTTTACGACGACGATCGCCCCCTAGCCACCGGCCTCGATGTCACCCTGTGCCGCTATTACCAAGCCCAAACGGTAACCGACCTAGCGGCCATGGTGCCACTCTCCCCCGCCAGCGATCCCATCCGCTTACTGGTGATTATCTCGGCCCCCAGCGACCAGGAGCGCCTAGCCCTGCGCCAGGAGGTACAAAGTTTAATCGATAGTCTCCAAGCAACCCGGCTAGGCTACCTAACCTTAGAACTGACGATTTTAGAACAGCCGGGACGGCCTGAGCTGGCCCAGGCCTTAGAGCAGGGCAAGTTCCAAATTCTTCACTATGCAGGCCACAGCGAGGCCGGCGATACTGGCGGCGATCTGTTTCTAGTCAACCGTCAGACTGGTCTGACGGAAAGGCTCAGCGGCGAAGACCTGGCGGGCCTGCTAGTCAATAATGGCGTTCGCCTAGCGGTGTTTAACTCCTGTCGCGGGGCCTACACTCCCCAAGATGATGCTCAGGCCGGCTGGCGTGACCAAAACCTGGTGCAGGCCTTAGTCAACCGAGGGGTTCCTGGCGTCATCGCCATGGCCGATCGCATCCCCGACGATGTGGCTCTCACCTTTACCCAACTGCTTTACCGCAACCTGCACCAGGGCCATCCCATCGACCTCTGCCTCAGCCGAGTACGACAGGGACTGATGTCAGCCTACGGATCAGATCAGCCCTTTTGGATGCTGCCTTTGCTCTACCTGCGCCCCGACTTCGACGGTTATCTCTATGCCCATGACAGCGCCGCTACTTCAGAAAGTGGTTTTGGCGATGATGATCTAGCCGAAACCGCCCTGCTGCTGCCTGACTACAGCACCGACCCCGAAATCTCTAGTTTGGCGGCGGAGGTCTTTACCCAGCAGGCTAAAGATGTCGCCATCGACAGCGCTGCCTCACCCCTCTACGACTGGCTGCAAGATCTGGAGCAGCCCGAGCCTGCTGATCCCGCTGTGACCAACCTGGTACAGCGGTTATCTCAGCCCCAACCTTCAAATAATGGCAGCGGGCCGGGCTCCGATCGCCCCCTAATCGCCGACCCCGCCGAAAGCCTGCTGCCCCAGACCCAGCCTAGCCCGACGCCGCTGTACCCCCTACCCCCAGACCCGAACGCTACTTCAACCGCAGGAGTGCCGCCGCTGACTTGGGCGCTGCCTCGGCGCTGGTCGATGTCTCCTAACCTGCTGGTGTGGGGTAGCTTGGGCCTAGCGGGGTTAGGGGCAGTGCTGGGGCTAGCGACCATCACCCTGACCACCGTCAACCGCCCCACGGTGAGCGACCCGGTTGAGCCACCGGTGGCTAATGACGCTGGCGGAACCTCGTCAACTGCCAGCCCGGCGCTGCTGTCAGGGGCGCTAAATGCGATCGCCCTAGGGCGTACTGACACCGCTCGCATTTTGATCGAGCAGTTACTCGATCGCAACGATCTGACCACCGCTGAGTCAGCGGTGAGCGCCATAGCCGAGTCACAGCTGCTCGACCCAGACCTTGCCTATGTGCGAGGGCGATTGGCCTGGCAGCAAATGGTCGCTGGTAGCGCCGCCGATACCTCCCCCAACGATGCCCTACGCGCTTGGACTCAGGCCATTGAAAGTCGCCCCGACTTTCTTGAGGCTTGGGTGGCGCTGGGGTTTGCCCACATGGCTATGGATGACTACGACCAGGCCATAGTGGCTTGGCAACGGGCGATCGACATTGACCAGCGCCAGCGGCGCGACATTAACCCCGGCAGTGGTCCCCAAGTGGCCGTTCCCGTAACGGTCAATGCCTATGCGGGGTTGGCCCTGGCTCACCACAAGAACAGCGAGCTTGCCATTGCGGCCGAAGAGCAGGCCCAGCTCCAGCAGCAGGCCCAGTCCTACTTCGCCCAGACCCTGGCCCTCGATTCCACCATGGTTAACCCCAATGCCCTATCCCTCAACTGGCGGTGGTCGCCAGCTCTGATTGGCAGTTGGCAAACCACTGTCAGCCAGCTGGCCGTTAGCAGCGGCAACGCAGTAGAGACCAATAACTGA
- a CDS encoding YegS/Rv2252/BmrU family lipid kinase, translating into MPSTLAILAHPTQATAVLDWLSKHEGVLTHFQIMAPAEMARGIEQGWDLQKIELVALKESNQGGDIELAAHILAGEVAGVIFFTDPEALAFAFPSFSLVLRACQLQGIPAALNAMSATLLLRGIAESQIAYLIFNPVAGQGNPNTDLALIKEVLEPQILVNVIMTKPELDPAEQAQEVIAHIQSKTEHDMGRSLIIASGGDGTVSAVAGATIGTGIPLGVIPRGTANAFSVGLGIPTNLRAACETILAGNTHVIDAARCNDIPMILLAGLGFEAGMVDGASRQLKNELGNLAYVLSGVRQLAAAEPFTATLEIDGEVTTVVTTAITVANVAPPTSVLAQGLGEVIPDDGLLEITIATSTTRLQGINALASLVAAAAWGNPTQRDDITCLRARRIKVSTDPPQKLVVDGEILEVNPVLFECLPDALTVFAPLQTL; encoded by the coding sequence ATGCCCAGCACTCTCGCGATTCTGGCCCATCCCACTCAGGCTACCGCCGTCCTGGATTGGCTCTCAAAGCATGAGGGGGTGTTGACCCACTTTCAAATTATGGCCCCGGCAGAAATGGCCCGAGGCATTGAGCAGGGTTGGGATCTACAAAAAATAGAGCTAGTTGCCCTCAAAGAATCCAACCAGGGGGGCGACATTGAGCTAGCTGCCCACATTCTTGCCGGGGAGGTGGCAGGGGTAATTTTCTTCACTGACCCGGAGGCGCTCGCCTTCGCCTTTCCCAGTTTTTCCCTGGTGCTGCGGGCCTGCCAACTTCAGGGTATTCCCGCCGCCCTCAACGCCATGTCGGCCACACTGCTGCTGCGGGGCATTGCCGAAAGCCAGATTGCTTACCTGATCTTTAACCCGGTGGCCGGTCAGGGTAACCCCAACACCGATCTGGCCTTGATTAAAGAGGTGCTCGAGCCTCAGATTCTGGTCAACGTGATCATGACTAAGCCCGAGCTTGATCCGGCGGAGCAGGCCCAGGAGGTGATCGCTCACATTCAGTCCAAGACTGAGCACGACATGGGCCGCAGCCTGATCATTGCCTCCGGCGGTGATGGCACGGTGTCGGCAGTCGCCGGAGCCACCATCGGGACGGGTATTCCTCTAGGCGTAATTCCGCGGGGCACAGCCAACGCGTTTTCAGTGGGCTTGGGCATTCCCACCAACCTGCGCGCTGCCTGCGAAACGATTTTGGCGGGCAACACCCACGTGATTGATGCCGCCCGCTGCAACGACATTCCTATGATCTTGCTGGCTGGGTTAGGCTTCGAGGCCGGCATGGTCGATGGGGCCAGCCGCCAGCTCAAAAACGAACTGGGTAACTTGGCCTATGTGCTCTCGGGGGTGCGACAACTGGCCGCCGCTGAACCCTTTACCGCCACCCTCGAAATCGACGGTGAGGTGACGACGGTGGTTACTACCGCTATTACTGTCGCTAACGTAGCTCCGCCGACCTCTGTGCTGGCTCAGGGTTTAGGGGAGGTGATCCCTGACGACGGCCTGCTAGAGATTACCATTGCCACCAGCACGACCCGGCTCCAGGGCATTAATGCTCTGGCGTCTCTAGTGGCGGCAGCGGCCTGGGGTAACCCAACCCAACGGGACGACATTACCTGCCTGCGGGCTCGCCGCATTAAGGTAAGTACCGACCCGCCGCAAAAGCTGGTGGTCGATGGCGAGATTTTAGAAGTCAACCCAGTATTGTTTGAGTGCCTACCCGACGCGCTCACGGTATTTGCGCCCCTCCAAACGCTTTAG
- the rpmA gene encoding 50S ribosomal protein L27: MAHKKGTGSTRNGRDSNAKRLGVKRYGGEAVIAGNILIRQRGTKIHPGNNVGRGGDDTLFALVDGVVTFERRGKNGKKVSVYPAAVPAV; the protein is encoded by the coding sequence ATGGCTCACAAGAAAGGTACAGGTAGTACTCGCAACGGGCGCGACTCAAACGCTAAGCGCCTTGGCGTCAAGCGCTATGGTGGCGAAGCCGTGATCGCTGGCAACATTTTGATTCGTCAGCGGGGCACCAAAATTCACCCCGGCAACAACGTGGGTCGCGGCGGTGACGATACGCTGTTTGCCCTAGTAGACGGTGTTGTTACCTTCGAGCGTCGCGGCAAGAACGGCAAGAAAGTTAGCGTTTATCCTGCTGCCGTACCCGCCGTATAG
- the rplU gene encoding 50S ribosomal protein L21 → MTYAIVETSGKQLRVEPGRFYDVDRLALDVDDQVTLERVLFINNDGESVVGQPVVEGATVVGSVVSHLRGRKVIVYKMQPKKKTRKKQGHRQDLTRVMINSIEMNGKAIAGESAAAPAQAAVEAEAES, encoded by the coding sequence ATGACGTACGCAATTGTTGAAACCAGCGGAAAGCAGCTGCGGGTAGAGCCGGGTCGCTTCTATGACGTAGACCGCCTAGCCCTAGATGTAGATGACCAAGTCACCCTAGAACGGGTGCTGTTTATCAACAACGATGGCGAATCTGTGGTGGGTCAGCCTGTAGTTGAAGGGGCAACCGTCGTAGGCAGCGTAGTCAGCCATCTGCGAGGCCGCAAGGTGATCGTTTACAAGATGCAGCCCAAGAAGAAAACCCGCAAAAAGCAGGGCCACCGCCAAGATCTCACCCGAGTCATGATTAACTCCATTGAGATGAACGGCAAGGCGATCGCCGGCGAATCTGCTGCCGCTCCTGCGCAGGCGGCGGTCGAGGCCGAAGCCGAAAGCTAA
- a CDS encoding GDSL-type esterase/lipase family protein: MDIWLLAAQLALGGGVPPLEIEETEAPLQRGIANAALPSLAGPNLCSPATNPDNIEACPAKGGSMATVAPTPPPRSMSAAAARWPSPEQVMTPGRRPTLPQVDPQARPVTGAQLYQFRTAALQAGELYAQVAPYRYITRWQRAFVSPTHGDWQRLLAAEAAAMARDQRQAPLTVMVGDSLALWLPIDELPADQLWLNQSISGETTTHMLERLHYFADTQPQTIHLMAGINDLKAGVPEAQVVDNLYRMMTRLQQQHPQSRLVVYSILPTRLREVSSDRIQRVNQRLAALAVHQGATYVDLYTTFSDRQGLLRVDLTTDGLHLSSQGYTLWQAALVSY, from the coding sequence ATGGATATTTGGCTATTGGCGGCTCAGCTTGCCTTGGGTGGCGGGGTGCCCCCCTTAGAGATTGAGGAGACAGAGGCACCTCTACAGAGAGGTATCGCAAATGCGGCCCTACCCTCCCTAGCTGGCCCAAACTTGTGCTCCCCTGCAACTAACCCCGACAATATTGAGGCTTGCCCTGCGAAGGGGGGCAGCATGGCGACGGTAGCCCCCACGCCGCCGCCTCGGTCGATGAGTGCTGCCGCCGCTCGCTGGCCTAGCCCCGAGCAGGTTATGACCCCTGGCCGCCGTCCCACCCTTCCCCAGGTAGACCCTCAAGCGCGCCCTGTTACTGGGGCGCAGCTGTATCAATTTCGCACCGCTGCTCTCCAGGCTGGAGAACTCTACGCCCAGGTGGCCCCCTACCGCTACATAACCCGGTGGCAGCGGGCATTTGTCTCCCCGACCCACGGTGACTGGCAGCGGCTGCTGGCGGCAGAGGCGGCAGCTATGGCTCGCGACCAAAGGCAAGCTCCGCTAACCGTGATGGTCGGCGATTCGCTGGCGCTGTGGCTGCCGATAGACGAGCTGCCCGCTGACCAACTGTGGCTGAACCAAAGCATTTCGGGGGAGACCACGACCCACATGCTGGAGCGGCTGCACTATTTTGCCGACACCCAGCCCCAAACCATTCACCTGATGGCCGGTATTAACGACCTCAAAGCCGGAGTGCCCGAGGCTCAGGTGGTCGACAATCTCTATCGAATGATGACCCGTTTACAGCAGCAGCACCCCCAGTCGCGGTTGGTGGTGTATTCCATTTTGCCGACGCGGCTGCGCGAAGTGTCGAGCGATCGCATTCAGCGAGTCAACCAGCGCTTGGCAGCCCTAGCGGTTCACCAGGGGGCTACCTATGTGGATTTGTACACTACCTTCAGCGATCGCCAGGGGCTACTGCGGGTAGACCTCACCACCGATGGGCTGCACTTGAGTTCTCAGGGCTATACCCTGTGGCAGGCAGCGTTAGTCAGTTATTAG
- a CDS encoding DUF4268 domain-containing protein, which yields MPKRAAKPKLGRLEKLDPTDYWQTQADFQQWLTEAETLDLLGEAAGLSLDSPESDSPPELGYALLTETDTGALVLVAAHLEEPDLSDLGQLLAWAATENAATVIWVAPDFSAAAALTLDWLDQSSEVMFLGMTVELWQIGKAAMAANFMPVCGAVDDSEADPEAENVEDVSPKEPEPEPLTPLQQQNLEFWSGLCDRMDRQGSLVKPGSPTPEATMGFAIARAGFRLNAILDRDHGSLYTELLLSGIDAQPHFHLLAEEREAIADEMGLPLIWDGTGDQACMVASTLAEVTLDDRDRWPDYQAWFCDCLERFYEAFFDRIKRLDANGYQPLPKRAAGLTDALILPARPRG from the coding sequence GTGCCTAAGCGAGCTGCCAAACCCAAGCTGGGACGACTGGAAAAACTCGACCCCACCGATTATTGGCAGACACAGGCCGATTTTCAGCAGTGGCTCACTGAGGCAGAAACCCTAGACCTGCTGGGTGAAGCGGCTGGGCTGAGCTTAGACTCGCCAGAGAGTGATTCCCCTCCTGAGCTTGGCTATGCCCTGCTGACCGAGACCGACACTGGGGCGCTGGTTCTGGTGGCAGCTCACCTAGAGGAGCCTGATTTGAGCGATCTGGGCCAGCTGCTAGCTTGGGCTGCTACTGAGAATGCCGCCACGGTGATCTGGGTCGCCCCCGATTTTTCTGCGGCAGCCGCGCTAACCCTTGACTGGCTTGACCAAAGCAGTGAGGTCATGTTTTTAGGAATGACCGTGGAGCTTTGGCAGATTGGTAAGGCCGCTATGGCCGCCAACTTTATGCCGGTGTGCGGAGCGGTGGACGATAGTGAAGCGGATCCAGAAGCCGAGAACGTTGAAGACGTTTCCCCCAAGGAGCCAGAGCCAGAGCCGCTGACGCCTTTACAGCAGCAGAATTTAGAGTTTTGGAGCGGATTGTGCGATCGCATGGATCGCCAGGGCAGTTTGGTTAAGCCCGGTTCGCCTACCCCTGAAGCCACCATGGGCTTTGCCATTGCTCGAGCAGGGTTTCGCCTCAACGCCATTCTCGATCGCGACCACGGCAGTCTCTACACCGAGCTGCTGCTCTCAGGTATCGATGCTCAGCCCCACTTTCACCTGCTGGCCGAGGAGCGCGAGGCCATCGCCGACGAAATGGGCCTGCCCTTGATATGGGACGGCACCGGCGACCAGGCCTGCATGGTGGCCAGCACCCTAGCAGAGGTGACTTTGGACGATCGCGATCGCTGGCCCGATTACCAGGCCTGGTTCTGCGACTGCCTAGAGCGGTTCTACGAAGCCTTCTTTGACCGCATCAAGCGACTCGATGCCAACGGCTATCAGCCCTTGCCCAAGCGGGCGGCGGGTTTGACCGATGCGCTGATTTTACCAGCGCGGCCTCGGGGGTAG
- a CDS encoding YchJ family protein, with product MGIGAAERCPCGSGESFGDCCRPYLLGKAEAPTAETLMRSRYTAYYQGNIDYLIATHHPTQRYGGQRAAIGQSVATTTWLGLRVVATEAGQAADSKGVVEFIAYYAGPRLGQVHERSRFVRQKQRWFYLDGDALPPVEPKRSDPCWCGSGQKYKACHGP from the coding sequence ATGGGGATAGGGGCTGCGGAGCGGTGTCCTTGCGGCAGTGGGGAGAGTTTTGGGGATTGTTGTCGGCCCTATTTACTCGGGAAGGCGGAGGCTCCAACGGCAGAGACACTGATGCGATCGCGCTATACGGCCTACTACCAGGGCAACATTGACTATTTGATCGCTACCCACCACCCGACCCAGCGGTACGGAGGCCAGCGGGCGGCGATCGGGCAGAGCGTGGCGACTACTACCTGGCTGGGGCTGCGGGTGGTTGCTACGGAGGCTGGGCAAGCCGCTGACAGCAAAGGCGTTGTCGAGTTCATTGCCTATTACGCGGGCCCTCGATTGGGTCAAGTGCATGAGCGATCGCGCTTTGTGCGGCAAAAACAGCGCTGGTTTTATCTGGACGGGGATGCTCTGCCCCCGGTGGAGCCTAAGCGCAGCGACCCTTGCTGGTGCGGCAGCGGCCAAAAGTATAAAGCCTGCCACGGCCCCTAA
- a CDS encoding 1-acyl-sn-glycerol-3-phosphate acyltransferase, whose amino-acid sequence MTDTLQPAELTAALTPEAIVRVQEGVATSQNPAVRQCIAIDLAELSAIAQGTADRRVSGGIRRWVMRRFIKACFRVRIENPEHIPTEPNVLTANHLSHLDPFLLLAFCPPTPYYYILGDARTLYNKRWKRWLIGWAGGVIPLERWWKEEMAVMAAADNGRDDLKPLAAAIRDHVPNGSSIQQMRQIDQAVQALLARGDGVMLFPEGRLGEREGHMHPLRRGTVLYAMRSGVPIYPVAIIGTKILYFRKQITLRFGPAVHVPHQARPKRVAIDAALAELEQAFQALLPSHYQEPEGPQPLRHWLSHLFW is encoded by the coding sequence ATGACCGATACCCTACAACCCGCTGAGCTAACTGCTGCACTGACGCCAGAGGCCATCGTGCGAGTACAAGAGGGGGTGGCCACGTCGCAAAATCCAGCGGTGCGCCAGTGCATTGCGATCGATTTGGCCGAGCTGAGTGCGATCGCCCAGGGCACCGCCGATCGGCGCGTGAGCGGTGGCATTCGCCGCTGGGTGATGCGCCGCTTTATCAAAGCCTGCTTTCGGGTGCGCATCGAAAATCCAGAGCATATTCCTACTGAGCCCAATGTGCTGACGGCTAACCACCTCAGTCATTTAGACCCGTTCCTGCTGCTGGCTTTTTGCCCCCCTACCCCCTACTACTACATCCTGGGCGATGCCCGCACCCTCTACAACAAACGCTGGAAGCGCTGGCTGATTGGCTGGGCGGGGGGCGTGATTCCTCTGGAGCGCTGGTGGAAGGAAGAAATGGCCGTAATGGCCGCCGCCGACAACGGACGGGACGATCTCAAGCCCCTAGCGGCGGCGATTCGCGATCACGTGCCCAACGGTAGCTCAATTCAGCAAATGCGGCAGATCGATCAGGCGGTGCAGGCTTTACTAGCCAGGGGCGACGGCGTCATGCTCTTTCCCGAAGGTCGCTTGGGAGAACGGGAGGGGCACATGCATCCCCTGCGGCGCGGCACCGTGCTCTACGCCATGCGCTCTGGGGTACCTATTTACCCAGTGGCGATCATTGGCACCAAAATTCTCTACTTTCGCAAACAAATTACCCTGCGGTTTGGCCCAGCCGTGCATGTTCCCCACCAGGCCCGACCCAAGCGAGTCGCCATCGATGCCGCTCTGGCCGAGCTAGAACAAGCCTTTCAGGCTCTATTGCCGTCCCATTACCAAGAGCCCGAGGGGCCACAGCCGCTGCGCCACTGGCTGAGCCATCTGTTCTGGTAG
- a CDS encoding DUF6439 family protein, whose amino-acid sequence MTPQSIARAAKPAAELTDLELAQILAERLAVKPADWHRLNRDRRVRASEQLAAALVFLLKQNSEEALVRVEQAAGWLNRSLQAPPCPSHGDRKTRLAEHSD is encoded by the coding sequence ATGACGCCCCAGTCGATCGCCCGGGCTGCTAAACCGGCTGCTGAGCTAACCGACCTGGAGCTGGCTCAAATACTGGCGGAGCGCCTAGCCGTTAAGCCTGCTGACTGGCACCGCCTCAACCGCGATCGCCGCGTGCGTGCCAGCGAACAGCTAGCGGCGGCGCTAGTGTTTCTGCTCAAGCAAAATTCTGAGGAAGCTTTGGTACGAGTTGAGCAGGCTGCCGGCTGGCTGAACCGCAGTCTGCAAGCGCCCCCCTGCCCTAGCCACGGCGATCGCAAAACTCGTCTAGCCGAGCACAGCGACTAA